In the genome of Arachis stenosperma cultivar V10309 chromosome 2, arast.V10309.gnm1.PFL2, whole genome shotgun sequence, the window GGTTTCATGTGAGACACAAgcaatttattcttaattattcTATCCCTCGCAAAAAGAAAAtcgaatttaaaaattaaaatgttcAGATATATTCTGTAAGACTGGATTATGTGCCATTGACCACTTCTCAGTCGTGAACTTCTTCAACATTCTCAGGCTTTAGACTGTTGCTGCTATTCTCAGTCGTGAAACCACAGACACAGAAGTTCTCTCTTCGGCTTCCATTAAAACAGCAAAATGAGAAGGCACAGTATGTCTACTAGGATAATCCACTTTGATGTTCCATATGTGAGTTCAGCAATAGATCGTGCCTATGGTTGAAACGGAGAAATTCAAGTTACTCTGATGTAATATCAGGTTAGCTCGATGAAATCCAAGATTATTACAACATCAAATAATTCATACAATAAGTATAATGCCGATTTCACTAAGGTAACAAATAACACCACATTTATCAACAAGTTTGAGTGTCTGAATTAATCATTACAATTCAGTCACATGCTCAGGCGTTAAACACTcgaagaaaattaaaaaaaaaaaatctacatGAAGTTTCTTATGCAAAAGAAAATCTTGGCACATAAAGTAAACATTTGGACAACATGCAATAACTTCTGGAGAGGATGAAACAAATTACCCGTTGAAAATGTTGGATCATCAATTCCATTTCATATCAACCTTATATATGTGAGGAAACTAGCCAATAGAGAAAGAGATTCAAAACAGACTCAAACAGAAAGTGTAAAGCAGAAATTAAAACCTTAACTAAATTTGAGTTATGACCAACTCTTATAATCTTATTCCTAAGTTCCCAACTAAAACTCACGGTATTCCCTGGTAAGACTGAGTTTGGACTTAATGAACTAGTGATGGTTGACCATGAAACTTGaatgagatatccaaacataaattatttttacttgtttatattttcTTAGTCATAACTCGAAAAAAGATATCTTGAAGTATAGTGGGATACTAACATTcagttttttctttttatttgccTAAACACCCCAccccaacaaaaaaaaaaacaaaaaaaaaactgcaAGAATGTTGGGCAGATCAAATTTGATTGAAGATGATATAGCAACACATAATAGAATTCGATGAGGTCCAATGAAGAAGACCCAATGCAAGAGTACGTggggaaaaataaaaaataaataaataaataaacttttcaaattgaattaaaaactgGAGCACCTTCAAAATCTATTACTTGTCTAGGAAGTACACAAAATGAACACAAATGTAAGAAACAGAGAAGATGATATAAGTAAAGTATGCCGTTTGCTTCCTAATTACATTTGTAATAACTTTTGGATTGAATTTGTGGGTCTTTCTCGCTTCAAGAACCTTGGTTTAATCAAATATGGATTAAACTTTAAAGATGAAAATTTCAGACAAGCAACACATAACAGAATTCTATAAGATAAACAGAGCccaaaagtttaaaaataaaaagcaaaatTCTATGAAGTAAAATCTGACAGAAATAGAAAAGTGAAATCGAATGGCATAACTAAAGTATGTTCTGTTTTGGTAATTCGAAATTGATACGAGTTTGCAAATCAAAGAGAATAATGTATTTCATAAAGTACGAACGCACCTCCTCCATAACATATTAGCATTGTAACTGGAGGGCGTGCAGTGAGTATGGGGAAGATGAGAGCAAAACCAATTACCTGCGTCGAATTGAATCCGTGGGTCGTTCATCTCTTCCAGCTTGCTCCTCAAAGGACATTCTCCGGTGATGATGAGTTTTGATATGGAGGCAGGCAGGTTTTGTTGTGTGATATTCTCCAGCTTTGGACACCAAACAATTGATAATTCTTGGAGGGAGGTGAGTTGGTGAAGCCCTTTGCAGTCTAGAGTCTCCAGATTTGAAAAGGACTCCAAATATAGAGACTGGAGGGAAGCAGGAAGGCAACCCTCTCTGGGGAACGACTTAACTTCATTCCATTGTCGAAGGAAAAGATGGGTAAGGCCTTCACTCTGCAAACCCTTTGATGTTATCCACCTCCCTACTTTCTCGCAATTAAAGATCCAAAGAGATGTCAAGCTCGGCGGGAGCCACTCCTCTCCAAAACAATCCATTTCTGGGCAATCCCGCATATACAGTTCCTCTAGGTGGGGTGCAGCAAAGCCTAGCGCCGGCACAGATACTAAACGGCGGCAACTTGAGATACGGAGTGCCTTGAGATTTGGAAGGGCCCCCAATGGAAACATCGTCAGTGAATCACACTTGCTCACAACTACCTCCGTTAGGGACTTGTGTTGCAGTGGCTCTGAGATTGTTAAGTTTGAACAACCCGAGATTTTCAGAAATTGTAATGAATCCGGCAAATAGTCTCCTGAAATTGATATGGCTGACGAACACTTGTGGATTCTCAAACGTCGGAGACACGAAGGCGATTGGATGTGGAGCAGGCACTCCAATACGGACTTCGCCTGCTGagtttttgaaattattatCTCGTCATCTTCCGGATCCTTCATCCCGGAACCGGCTATAATTGATTGGCGAAGCTTGGGAGCTCTCGGAAGTGAACACGCAAGCTCTTCACATTTCCAAATGATAAGTTCCTCCAGAGCTGGAAGGTGAGCAGGCAGATCTCCACTTAACACCGGACACTTGAGTATGGAAAGGGTTTTAAGTTTTGGAAATCCATCAAAGTCATGAGGAATGTGCCACTCTCGCCAGCGAGGCATTCCATTAAATATCAGACTCTCCAGAGATCTGAAGGGTGTGCCCTGATGAGATGATTCAGCTTTGTTGTAAAACTCACCACCAATTCTCTCCAACCCATGAAGTCCACGTATCGCCAGATACTGCAGAGAGGGTAACTGTCCCAGTGAAGGAACCTGACGGCAATTCTTACAGACAAACAGAATCAATGTAGTCATATTGGAGTAGCAAGGAAGGCCTAACCAATCGGGGAATGTTTCACCCCTGTACCTATAAATTGATAACCACTCCAAGTTTCGGTGAGGTTGTAACTTGTCAAgtatatctctctctttttcaacaTCAACAgtatcaccaccaccaccacaatcatcctcctccttctcttCGTCGTAGTCGTCTTCTCCAAGCCATTtgtcaacatcatcatcatcatcatcttctcgAAACCATTTCAAGTCTAAAATGATGATGTGCTTCTTGTTACCCATCTTTGCCTCCAAAGCTTCACCGCTGTCTTTCACATTCTTTAATTTGGAAATGCAAAGTGAGCCATGAAGATCGTCAAGTGCTCCCAGTTCTCTTATCCCATTCTCCACTTGCTCCCCGACAATATAACCACTTAAGAAATTCAGATGCTTTAACTTACTCATTCCTTTTGGCATCTCTTGTAAACTATGAGCTCCCCCGATATCAAGATGGCGTAGGTTCACAAGATCTTGCATGCCGCTGGGAAGCATCTCTAGCTTCTTACAACCCCACAACTTCAAAGTTTGGAGATTGTATAATTTACACAATGATTCAGGCAATGTCACAATAGGTGTCTCAGAGAGATCCAAATAACGCAAATGGATCAACTCACCTATTGAATCAGGTAATGACAGAATTTCAAAGGGACCAAATGACAAAACTCTTAAACACCTTAATTGTTTTAGCCATGATTGAACACGAACATGTAGAAATGTTCTCACATATATCGCTCCATTATAGGCCTCTAGAAATCTCGAGATTGGATCCCAATATGACAAATGACGAGTTTTGCTATCTGCCATGTGTGGATTGCCAAATTTGTCGACTCTGGAAAAGAATTTTCCAGCAAAAAACGTCGCTAGATCATGCATGAGATCGTGCATTACAAATAACCCAGCACCGGGGCTATAAAGTTGAAAAAATGATCTTGCAACTAATTCATCAAAATATGCACAACCAATATTTTCTAATGTGTTGTTTTCCATTGGTTGTAAGAGACCTTCAGCCATCCACAGCAAGATTAATTCATCTTTGACAAATCGATAATCTTCAGGAAACAATGAGCAATAAACAAAGCACCGCTTTAAATGTGAAGGGAGGTAGTGATAGCTAACTCTTAGTGCAGGAACAATCTTACTTTCATCCACCGAGAGTTCCCAAATTTCACTTTCAAGTATATTCTCCCAATCCCTTACATTATACTTATTGCGCAGTAAACCTCCAAGTGTCTTCACAGCCAAAGGTAACCCCTTACACTTTTCAACAATTTTTCTACCAATTGGTTCTAGAGTTGCATATTGTTTGGAATTAGTAGAAACGGATGAATGCTTCAAAAACACCGACCAACAATCTTCGCCTGACAATAAACTTAGTTGATAATGTCCATTAGGAGCTGTGAACACAGAAGCAACCTTTTCATTACGCGTTGTTAAGAGAATTTTACTTCCATTATTCCCATTCCGAAAAGGTTTCAGGAAATCCTCCCATGTGTCTTGTTGATCATGCCAGACATCGTCTAAAACAACTAAGAATGTCTTTCCTGTTAACTTTTCCTTCAAATTAGTctgaagaaaattaaaattgtccATAGTACAGAGACGGGAATCTATTGCTCCTATTATTGTCCTTGTAACATGAACAGGGTCTGGATTTTCAGCAACACACACCCATACTCTCGTGTCAAAATTTTCCACCACTTTGACATCACTGTAAACCAGTTGAGCCAGAGTAGTTTTTCCTATTCCGCCCATACCCACAATGGGGATGACAGTCACAGCATGACGAGTATCATCTAACAGCAATTTGATTATCTTCTCCTTGTCTTCGTCCCGACCAAAAATGTCAGAACTTACAACGAGAGATGTGGATGGAATTCTCCATGACGACGTGTCCACCTTGGGGCACTCTTTCAGACGATGATAATGTTTCTTTGCTACAACAGACTCTAGTGTACCAACTACTTTTTCCATGTCACCAGTATCTTCAATATATGAATCAACAACACCAGACCAGGAAGAAGAGTTACCTGGATCCCTTTGAGTGGCGGCGATGGCAGCTTTAGTGGAGATCTCATCGAGCAAGTCATCAGCAAAATAGAGAGCATCTTGGAGATCAACAAGCCACTTCTTGACTCTCTTGTCAGTGAACTGCTTCTGCTCAGCATCATCAAGAACAGGTCCAACCTCATACAGACTTTTCTCTAACCTTCCAAGCAAGATGTTCCTTTCCACAAATGAGTCGTCTTCAAGTATTGGAGAAAGCTTCTCCAAAATAGCATCAACAAAGGAAGTGAGATAAGCTCCACCATCAAATTTTACAGCCATGATTGGATCTCAAGTGCAACAGATGAGATCacaagaaagaaagaacgaaagaaagaaagaaagaaaggtgAAGGACGAGAGAAGAAGGGTTCACAGTTTGCAATGTACTCTCTGGGTTTTTTTCGCAAACAGGAGCTAAGGGAATGTTTGATTTGTGTGGTGACTAAAATTGACTTGATGAATGATGAGTTTTATGGTCTGGACAAAATCAAGTGGTGCAATAATGATGGCTTTTACGTACACCACCATGATAAAGATGATGATGTCGGAGAACAATTACGAAATTACCCATCCGTGAAAATTTTCACCTTTTCATGTTATTCTCAATAATATTATTCCAACCTACAATTAGTTTCCACAGATCTTGttcattattattaaaaaataaataaaaattgtaaCACATTACGAAATAAAtactcttaatttttttcttaattaatgttgtTACccgtaattttttttatcatataatttCTTAACATACATTTTCTttacaattgaaaaaaaaaaaacaataaaggACCCATGATTGTTAAGGTCACTATCAGTAATTTCCTTTGTTGAAAGCATTCAAAGTTCCAAACTGTGAAAGCATCAATCAATGGTTGAAAGCATCCAAAGTTCCAAACAATCATAACCTCATCTGAAGTtccattgtttttttttttgtttttggtcaGTGGAAGTTCCATTGttgatgttttaatttttcttttctgtttttttttctgGTATTTGGAGGCCCAAATATTTGTGAAATCCCTTATATTGACTTCTATAAAAAAAATCGTCTGTTAAGACTAAAGGCCCAAACTGGTGGTGAAAAATGGTAAAGAAACCAAAACACTTGGGCTGTAAATGAAATGGGCAAGATGCAAAAGCCTAAACATAGGGATATTGAGCTGATCAGCGATCAGTTATCacataattatcaaaaaataaaataaaattctaaattttatctGGACCCAAATAACATGGCCGAGATTAAATTAATTTGGGTTGGTTAAGTGGTCAACTCGCTCGTCCGCTTAAGCAAATGTCAGAGTCTGAATTCCGCCTTATTCATACAGCAATCATTGATTAACGACAGACTCTTAAATGGAATTCAGATCTGCGATGGATTAGTCGTTAACCTATCGGGCTAGAAAATACggtagacaaaaaaaaaaaaaacatgaccTAGATTAACACCTAcagttttaataaataaaacataaccaatccaaaaaacattaaaaaaataaataaatgtttccaatgataaaaaagaaaatggagaAAAAAGATGGGCACACTTCAGCAGAGACAATCATATTGTTagaaacaataatattttaattgatATACATATTGATAATATCTTAGTATAACTTGTATTAGTtcatattgatttttttattgaattttatcaATACGTTTAGATTTTAGTTTTCAACAAAATATGCAAATTTTCAAGTATCTCAATatatagtataaaattattctattatattataacaatttaatattatttctaTGATTTTTCACTTATTTTCAGCTAGAattttaacatatttttattCACCATGCTTATTTCTGATAATAGTTTCTCTCCATGGTGGTGTGCATTATTTTAGAATTATAAGTTTTGTTCTGCTGTAAGAAATGTCGTCTCATCCCTAgacattattattgttgttgttatatAGCACTTTTTTTTGTAGACATAATAGAGTTTATTCAGTTTAATCACTTTATCTCTCATTCAATAATTTTACACACAAAAGCCTAAGCTGTCTACTTTTAGATCTTTAGGGAAACAATAAAGATTCAATATAAAGCAGCGGTCCAAGGTTAAAGCAATATCAAAGGCTTAGGATTGTTGAAAAGCATATATGACTTCTCATATAGGTGaagatatttttcaaaatttctatgaCTTGTCTTTGGACTTCTTAGTTATAACTACTTTTgtatctttttatatttttagatgaGTA includes:
- the LOC130962015 gene encoding putative disease resistance protein At3g14460 isoform X1, which produces MAVKFDGGAYLTSFVDAILEKLSPILEDDSFVERNILLGRLEKSLYEVGPVLDDAEQKQFTDKRVKKWLVDLQDALYFADDLLDEISTKAAIAATQRDPGNSSSWSGVVDSYIEDTGDMEKVVGTLESVVAKKHYHRLKECPKVDTSSWRIPSTSLVVSSDIFGRDEDKEKIIKLLLDDTRHAVTVIPIVGMGGIGKTTLAQLVYSDVKVVENFDTRVWVCVAENPDPVHVTRTIIGAIDSRLCTMDNFNFLQTNLKEKLTGKTFLVVLDDVWHDQQDTWEDFLKPFRNGNNGSKILLTTRNEKVASVFTAPNGHYQLSLLSGEDCWSVFLKHSSVSTNSKQYATLEPIGRKIVEKCKGLPLAVKTLGGLLRNKYNVRDWENILESEIWELSVDESKIVPALRVSYHYLPSHLKRCFVYCSLFPEDYRFVKDELILLWMAEGLLQPMENNTLENIGCAYFDELVARSFFQLYSPGAGLFVMHDLMHDLATFFAGKFFSRVDKFGNPHMADSKTRHLSYWDPISRFLEAYNGAIYVRTFLHVRVQSWLKQLRCLRVLSFGPFEILSLPDSIGELIHLRYLDLSETPIVTLPESLCKLYNLQTLKLWGCKKLEMLPSGMQDLVNLRHLDIGGAHSLQEMPKGMSKLKHLNFLSGYIVGEQVENGIRELGALDDLHGSLCISKLKNVKDSGEALEAKMGNKKHIIILDLKWFREDDDDDDVDKWLGEDDYDEEKEEDDCGGGGDTVDVEKERDILDKLQPHRNLEWLSIYRYRGETFPDWLGLPCYSNMTTLILFVCKNCRQVPSLGQLPSLQYLAIRGLHGLERIGGEFYNKAESSHQGTPFRSLESLIFNGMPRWREWHIPHDFDGFPKLKTLSILKCPVLSGDLPAHLPALEELIIWKCEELACSLPRAPKLRQSIIAGSGMKDPEDDEIIISKTQQAKSVLECLLHIQSPSCLRRLRIHKCSSAISISGDYLPDSLQFLKISGCSNLTISEPLQHKSLTEVVVSKCDSLTMFPLGALPNLKALRISSCRRLVSVPALGFAAPHLEELYMRDCPEMDCFGEEWLPPSLTSLWIFNCEKVGRWITSKGLQSEGLTHLFLRQWNEVKSFPREGCLPASLQSLYLESFSNLETLDCKGLHQLTSLQELSIVWCPKLENITQQNLPASISKLIITGECPLRSKLEEMNDPRIQFDAGNWFCSHLPHTHCTPSSYNANMLWRRHDLLLNSHMEHQSGLS
- the LOC130962015 gene encoding putative disease resistance protein At3g14460 isoform X2 translates to MAVKFDGGAYLTSFVDAILEKLSPILEDDSFVERNILLGRLEKSLYEVGPVLDDAEQKQFTDKRVKKWLVDLQDALYFADDLLDEISTKAAIAATQRDPGNSSSWSGVVDSYIEDTGDMEKVVGTLESVVAKKHYHRLKECPKVDTSSWRIPSTSLVVSSDIFGRDEDKEKIIKLLLDDTRHAVTVIPIVGMGGIGKTTLAQLVYSDVKVVENFDTRVWVCVAENPDPVHVTRTIIGAIDSRLCTMDNFNFLQTNLKEKLTGKTFLVVLDDVWHDQQDTWEDFLKPFRNGNNGSKILLTTRNEKVASVFTAPNGHYQLSLLSGEDCWSVFLKHSSVSTNSKQYATLEPIGRKIVEKCKGLPLAVKTLGGLLRNKYNVRDWENILESEIWELSVDESKIVPALRVSYHYLPSHLKRCFVYCSLFPEDYRFVKDELILLWMAEGLLQPMENNTLENIGCAYFDELVARSFFQLYSPGAGLFVMHDLMHDLATFFAGKFFSRVDKFGNPHMADSKTRHLSYWDPISRFLEAYNGAIYVRTFLHVRVQSWLKQLRCLRVLSFGPFEILSLPDSIGELIHLRYLDLSETPIVTLPESLCKLYNLQTLKLWGCKKLEMLPSGMQDLVNLRHLDIGGAHSLQEMPKGMSKLKHLNFLSGYIVGEQVENGIRELGALDDLHGSLCISKLKNVKDSGEALEAKMGNKKHIIILDLKWFREDDDDDDVDKWLGEDDYDEEKEEDDCGGGGDTVDVEKERDILDKLQPHRNLEWLSIYRYRGETFPDWLGLPCYSNMTTLILFVCKNCRQVPSLGQLPSLQYLAIRGLHGLERIGGEFYNKAESSHQGTPFRSLESLIFNGMPRWREWHIPHDFDGFPKLKTLSILKCPVLSGDLPAHLPALEELIIWKCEELACSLPRAPKLRQSIIAGSGMKDPEDDEIIISKTQQAKSVLECLLHIQSPSCLRRLRIHKCSSAISISGDYLPDSLQFLKISGCSNLTISEPLQHKSLTEVVVSKCDSLTMFPLGALPNLKALRISSCRRLVSVPALGFAAPHLEELYMRDCPEMDCFGEEWLPPSLTSLWIFNCEKVGRWITSKGLQSEGLTHLFLRQWNEVKSFPREGCLPASLQSLYLESFSNLETLDCKGLHQLTSLQELSIVWCPKLENITQQNLPASISKLIITGECPLRSKLEEMNDPRIQFDAGTIYC